CTTACGTTGTCTTATAACCGAGCTCGTCAAGCTGCCATTACCCAAGAAATTACCGAAATTGTCGGCGGAGCTGCAGCCTTAGAATAGGTATTGGGAAGAACGTAATGAAAGTAAGTTAGGAGGGAAATCCATGAGCAAAGGACGCATTACACAGGTAATGGGACCAGTTGTTGACGTGCAATTTGAAAGTGGGCATCTCCCAGAAATCAATAACGCGTTAACTGTCCGTTACGATGCGCAAAACGAATCCGAAGTAAGCGTTGATGTCACGCTTGAAGTGGCACTACACCTAGGTGATGACGCGGTTCGTACCGTAGCAATGGCATCTACAGAAGGACTTGTTCGTGGCCTAGACGTAGTAGATACAGGTGCAGCGATTTCCGTACCAGTAGGAGAAGCAACACTAGGCCGTGTATTTAATGTATTAGGTAACAATATTGATCTTGATGAGCCATTAGGTGAAGACGTTCGCCGTGATCCAATTCACCGTTCGGCTCCAGTATTCGAAAATCTAGCAACAGAAACCGAAATTCTTGAAACAGGAATTAAGGTTGTAGACTTACTTGCTCCTTATATCAAAGGTGGTAAGATCGGTCTATTTGGTGGTGCCGGTGTTGGTAAAACGGTACTAATCCAGGAGCTAATCAACAACATCGCCCAAGAGCACGGTGGTATTTCCGTATTCGCAGGTGTAGGTGAGCGTACCCGTGAAGGTAACGACCTATACTGGGAAATGACGGATTCTGGCGTTATCAAGAAAACAGCGATGGTGTTTGGTCAGATGAACGAGCCACCAGGAGCTCGTATGCGTGTAGCACTTTCTGGTCTTACAATGGCGGAATACTTCCGTGATGAAGAAGGTCAGGACGTACTATTCTTTATCGATAACATCTTCCGTTTCACACAGGGTGGTCTTGAGGTGTCCGCACTTCTTGGACGTATGCCATCAGCCGTTGGTTATCAGCCAACACTAGCGACAGAGATGGGTCAATTACAGGAGCGTATCACATCTACTGATAAAGGTTCCGTAACCTCTATCCAGGCGATTTACGTACCTGCCGATGACTATACAGACCCTGCACCAGCAACAACATTCGCACACTTAGATGCGACAACAAACCTAGAGCGTAAACTTTCTGA
Above is a genomic segment from Pontibacillus yanchengensis containing:
- the atpD gene encoding F0F1 ATP synthase subunit beta, whose product is MSKGRITQVMGPVVDVQFESGHLPEINNALTVRYDAQNESEVSVDVTLEVALHLGDDAVRTVAMASTEGLVRGLDVVDTGAAISVPVGEATLGRVFNVLGNNIDLDEPLGEDVRRDPIHRSAPVFENLATETEILETGIKVVDLLAPYIKGGKIGLFGGAGVGKTVLIQELINNIAQEHGGISVFAGVGERTREGNDLYWEMTDSGVIKKTAMVFGQMNEPPGARMRVALSGLTMAEYFRDEEGQDVLFFIDNIFRFTQGGLEVSALLGRMPSAVGYQPTLATEMGQLQERITSTDKGSVTSIQAIYVPADDYTDPAPATTFAHLDATTNLERKLSEMGIYPAVDPLASTSRALDAAVVGEEHYDVARQVQSTLQRYKELQDIIAILGMDELSDEDKQTVSRARRIQFFLSQNFHVAEQFTGQKGSYVPVSETVKGFKEILDGKYDDLPEDAFRLVGRIEDVVEKAKTMEQ